From Ndongobacter massiliensis:
CGATTCTTTGAAAATATGATGGGAATGTCTGAGAAACAGGAGCGTGTCATAGAATAACCTCCAGTTCGCAGTGGATTTAGACACTTATCAAGCGACGACATTCTTTTTGCCACTTTCTACTCTGCAGCGAGCGTTAAGACCTAATGCCTAATGTAGAGTTATCATTAGGGGAGCCTTAATACATGTGAAGGCTAGGCAACCATGAAAGTCATACTCTCTTTGTCCATGCAGGTATTGATGAATATCTAGGAGAAAATTGGGAGTATACCGATGATTATACTTACACCCATAAATATCCTGCTGTCATTGGAGCTATAGATGGATTAGATTTACAAATTGTTGTAGGTCATGTATATACTTCAGAAATAGCGAAAGATTTATCTTTATAAGTCAGCCCTACGCCTAAGAATGAAAAAAGCTTAGCTTTACAGACTATACCATGTATTTTTGCTTTAATATCTTAATTTTCTCAATTACCATTTCTCTGACAAAATCTGGTCCTAGTACTTCAACTCGATCACTATATTGCATAGCAAAATTGCTCATAGCAAAGGGGCTGCAAATCACTCTAATGATATCAAAATCAGGATTCGAACGATCCTTAGCGATATAGCGGAATGTGTTGCCAAAGCGGTCCTGCAAAAAAGTGTAGTCCGGGCGTAGATTTTCACCGTCAGCGGTTTTCGAACTTTTTACCTTGAGTCGAATAGAAACGGGTTTGTCAAATGCCATATCGAGATGCTGATAGTGAAAGTCTTCACGCCAGCTTTGTGGAAGGTTATGAACCTGATCTTTTGGTAAAGCAGGTTCACCAGTAGAACCTGCTTCCCTATTCTTTTTGGGTATTTCGATTTCCGACATTAAGTCTACCCGCCATATTGACATGTTTTTCTCCTGCTCTTTATTTCCTTCTCGACAAGCAAGCAAATAGTAGCGGCCACCGTTTGCCACGATATAATAGGGGCTTACACAATCTTTATCGCCACGCACGGGCAAGAGATGATGATACTTATTAAAACCATTGAACTTAAAACTGATTTTTACTTTGGCATTGATAGCTTCCCGTATTGTTTGAAGATTATCTTTTAATACTTCGATGTCTCCATAAGCTTGTTCATGAATGCGGCAAATTTGTTGAAAG
This genomic window contains:
- a CDS encoding WYL domain-containing protein codes for the protein MARPHYSKIERAHRILEYLRQNSDSEHIVTQKSLREDQTMEPYLGDKETYNDTIVKLADALNSNPDGTLKQENEWRLIFDDFKKRYGNEALDQPETDDDDFFNQKMRIRNLHYQHIFTYEEIHRLIESVLFSKTLDTKTADIIINKILKNLTTQFYQNSFQQICRIHEQAYGDIEVLKDNLQTIREAINAKVKISFKFNGFNKYHHLLPVRGDKDCVSPYYIVANGGRYYLLACREGNKEQEKNMSIWRVDLMSEIEIPKKNREAGSTGEPALPKDQVHNLPQSWREDFHYQHLDMAFDKPVSIRLKVKSSKTADGENLRPDYTFLQDRFGNTFRYIAKDRSNPDFDIIRVICSPFAMSNFAMQYSDRVEVLGPDFVREMVIEKIKILKQKYMV